In Erpetoichthys calabaricus chromosome 2, fErpCal1.3, whole genome shotgun sequence, a genomic segment contains:
- the LOC127526836 gene encoding semaphorin-4B-like: MNDNGGTLVQQNIWTTFAKAEIRCPSSKKLPYNIIQDIFALTPAKNDSSNEILFYGIFTSQWPESLGKSAVCVFRMNDIKAVFTGGYLKFNKDTQRWNRETRQDLRPGTCEQKTDNTIFELKDIYLMDSFIRPVGHKPILESYEHLYTKITVQRVKAANMKTYIILFLLTASGSFHKVVMEDGEIRFNETIQLFTEPQPVTNLLLSAEKASGEKRVMKSRLL, translated from the exons AATGACAATGGTGGTACCCTGGTACAACAGAACATATGGACTACATTTGCCAAGGCCGAGATTAGGTGTCCCTCATCAAAAAAATTACCCTACAATATCATCCAAGATATCTTCGCACTAACTCCAGCCAAGAATGACTCCAGTAATGAGATTCTTTTCTATGGTATCTTCACTTCTCAGtg GCCTGAATCTTTGGGGAAATCTGCTGTCTGTGTTTTCAGAATGAACGACATCAAGGCTGTGTTTACAGGTGGCTACTTGAAATTCAACAAAGATACTCAGCGTTGGAATAGAGAAACTAGACAAGACCTTAGACCAGGAACG TGTGAGCAGAAGACAGATAATACGATCTTCGAACTAAAGGATATATATCTGATGGACTCCTTTATCCGTCCAGTAGGACACAAGCCAATTTTGGAGTCTTATGAGCATCTCTACACAAAAATCACAGTGCAGAGGGTCAAAGCAGCAAACATGAAGACCTACATAATTTTATTCCTTCTGACTg catCGGGATCTTTTCACAAGGTGGTGATGGAGGATGGAGAAATACGCTTCAATGAGACGATCCAGCTGTTCACCGAGCCTCAGCCTGTTACAAACCTCCTACTGTCGGCTGAAAAGGCAAGTGGAGAGAAGAGGGTGATGAAATCAAGATTATTATAG